A DNA window from Bacteroides cellulosilyticus contains the following coding sequences:
- a CDS encoding TonB-dependent receptor domain-containing protein: MKLNLFSCVMSAIFSFASSAMASNPVEVNDTISTKKSEGSERNVMLNALDANKPREIQIGLPSEDVNVYENGLPAVYSSAVHKLATHWRSDASLGEVGLMNPSESAITTGNIAYSVNAFSKLGQKEFKGVLNYHTNHFGWQNVDMNVSGGIGDHWLYTASIYQNFDPGSFAPKFENFSDRTQLYHAGLTRLFNNNRGKFSVIYKFSKSNALGSMINAAPFIYVGDGSVKEIPGFKLGTSSYAPEGGRFQYMDVTDGKMKSGRFGDFTGNKAHEVAMLFDYTFRNNLNWTLNAKFMNAPEANYVDFGGSNISEATVTDGLFLDDSKEAYTGLVEGRRTWLHFGKVKNALLTSELKKKVGNHDMRLGLNEWYYHLDYHSSSFQWIGTVTEYPQILNRREADGSTNKFRGFNELSPEYTKGTENKLAAYFTDNWQVTPKLNVYYGARLEYYRMSADQIPYGRYAGFHIGDTHSYTDNDGNILSTEKIEPHKVIKDKLNYAATAQFTYKITKNFGLTADGTVATRFPRINEYAGTGPTEEQYKRVTIPLLRGGLFYHNNWINLTSMITYISKSNNIDQQNVTKPGTTQSKTTLLIYDIKTLGWTTSAEINPFKGFHLHALFTYQKPTYNNYFIKSPFEGVPDLNANGNIVKEIPQVLAEIDPSYNITPDLRVWLSFRYFGKTYANLTNALYFNGRWETFGGVNWKVNKHLSLGATVVNFLNQKGASGTINGAELLSKEEAGKFKDHYMSGNYLRPLTLEFSASLSF, encoded by the coding sequence ATGAAACTCAATCTCTTTTCCTGCGTCATGTCGGCGATCTTCTCATTCGCTTCTTCTGCAATGGCAAGCAATCCGGTGGAAGTAAACGACACCATTAGTACAAAGAAATCGGAAGGCAGTGAACGCAATGTGATGCTGAATGCTTTGGATGCCAACAAACCCCGTGAAATTCAAATCGGACTCCCCAGTGAGGATGTGAATGTATATGAGAACGGACTACCTGCCGTATACTCTTCGGCTGTACACAAACTGGCTACCCATTGGCGCAGCGATGCCAGTCTGGGAGAAGTGGGACTGATGAACCCGTCCGAATCTGCCATCACTACCGGAAACATCGCTTACTCAGTGAATGCTTTCTCCAAGTTGGGGCAGAAGGAATTCAAAGGAGTGCTGAATTACCATACCAATCACTTCGGCTGGCAAAATGTGGATATGAATGTATCCGGTGGCATTGGCGACCATTGGTTGTATACCGCCAGCATTTATCAGAATTTCGATCCGGGCAGCTTCGCCCCTAAGTTTGAAAACTTCAGCGACCGTACTCAGCTCTATCACGCCGGATTGACCCGGTTGTTCAATAACAACCGTGGGAAGTTCTCCGTCATTTATAAATTCTCGAAAAGCAATGCGCTCGGCTCAATGATTAATGCGGCTCCCTTTATTTATGTGGGTGATGGCAGTGTGAAAGAAATTCCGGGCTTCAAGCTGGGTACTTCCTCGTATGCTCCCGAAGGTGGACGCTTTCAGTACATGGACGTGACGGATGGTAAGATGAAAAGCGGACGCTTCGGCGATTTCACCGGAAACAAGGCGCACGAAGTAGCTATGTTATTCGACTATACTTTCCGCAATAATCTGAACTGGACACTTAACGCCAAATTCATGAATGCCCCCGAAGCAAACTATGTGGACTTTGGCGGTAGTAATATCAGCGAGGCGACTGTAACAGACGGTCTTTTCCTGGATGACTCCAAAGAAGCCTATACCGGCTTGGTGGAAGGAAGACGCACTTGGTTGCACTTCGGAAAAGTGAAGAATGCCTTGCTTACTTCCGAACTGAAAAAGAAAGTGGGCAACCACGATATGAGGTTAGGATTGAACGAGTGGTACTACCATCTGGATTATCATTCTTCTTCTTTCCAGTGGATAGGAACCGTTACTGAATACCCGCAGATACTGAATCGCCGGGAAGCCGATGGAAGCACCAATAAGTTCAGAGGCTTCAATGAACTAAGTCCGGAATATACCAAAGGAACTGAAAACAAACTGGCTGCCTACTTCACGGACAACTGGCAGGTCACTCCGAAGCTTAATGTTTATTACGGTGCCCGCCTGGAATACTACCGTATGTCTGCCGACCAGATACCTTACGGACGTTATGCCGGTTTCCACATCGGCGATACCCATTCATATACGGACAATGACGGCAACATACTTTCTACTGAAAAGATAGAACCCCATAAAGTGATAAAAGACAAGCTGAATTATGCAGCAACCGCGCAATTCACCTATAAGATAACGAAGAACTTCGGTCTTACAGCCGATGGAACTGTTGCCACCCGTTTCCCCCGCATCAACGAATATGCCGGAACAGGTCCCACCGAGGAACAGTACAAGCGTGTCACCATCCCTTTGCTGCGTGGCGGATTGTTTTATCATAACAACTGGATAAATCTGACTTCCATGATTACGTATATCTCCAAGTCGAACAATATCGACCAGCAGAATGTAACGAAACCCGGTACGACGCAATCCAAAACCACCTTATTAATATACGACATCAAGACCCTGGGCTGGACTACCTCGGCAGAAATCAATCCGTTCAAAGGTTTCCACCTGCACGCCCTGTTCACTTACCAGAAGCCGACTTATAACAACTATTTCATCAAGTCTCCCTTTGAAGGAGTGCCCGACCTGAATGCCAACGGCAACATCGTGAAAGAAATTCCGCAGGTACTTGCTGAAATAGATCCCAGCTACAACATCACTCCCGACCTGCGCGTATGGCTCAGCTTCCGTTATTTCGGAAAGACGTATGCCAATCTGACCAATGCCCTCTACTTCAACGGCCGTTGGGAAACCTTCGGCGGCGTGAACTGGAAGGTGAACAAGCATCTCTCATTGGGAGCTACGGTTGTGAACTTCCTGAATCAGAAGGGTGCCAGCGGCACTATCAACGGTGCCGAACTGTTGAGCAAGGAAGAAGCCGGAAAGTTCAAGGATCACTATATGAGTGGTAATTATTTACGCCCGCTCACTCTGGAATTCAGCGCAAGTCTTTCATTCTAA